The DNA sequence GAGCGTCAGCTATAATATCGAATGACGCGCAGGCGGATTCAGACGGACCGCGAGCCTGACCCATCGGCCAGGGCGGCGTAGCAAGGCGGAGCGACGAGAGCGATGGAACGGGTAGTTGTAACCGGTATAGGCATTGTCTCCCCGGTGGGCCTCGATACGGAGTCGAGCTGGAAAAGCCTCACGGAAGGCCGCTCCGGCGCCGGCCCCATCACCGCCTTTGACGCGACGCAGTTCGAGACGCGCATTGCGGCGGAGGTCAAGGGCTTCGACCCTCTGAAGTACGTTGACCGGAAGGAAGCCCGGCGCATGGACCGGCTCGACCAGTTGGCCGTCGCGGCGGCGAAGGAGGCCCTGGACAACGCCAACCTGAAGATAACGCCGGAGATCGCCACCGACGTCGGTGTCACGGTCAGTTCCGGCATCGGCGGCATCACGACGCTGGGCGAGGGCTTCAAGACGCTCTTCGAGAAAGGCCCGTCGCGGGTCAGCCCCTTCCTGATTCCCATGTTGATTGTGGACATGGTAGGTGGCTATATCTCCATCCTGTACGGCGCCAAGGGGCCGAACTTCGCCATGGTCTCCGCCTGCTCCAGCAGCGCGGACGCCCTGGGTGAGGCCGCGGAGATCATCCGGCGCGGCGACGCCCGTGCGATGATTGCGGGAGGCGCTGAGGCGGCCATCGTGCCCATAGGCGTTTCGGGTTTCGGCAACATGGGCGCTCTGTCCCGTCGTAACGACGCGCCGGAGAAGGCGAGCCGCCCCTTCGATAAGGACCGGGACGGCTTCGTGATGGGCGAGGGCGCCGCCATCCTCATCCTGGAGAGCGAGACGTTCGCGCAGGCGCGGGGCGCACGCATCCTGACCGAGCTGGCCGGCTACGGCGCCACCGCCGACGCGTTCCACATCACCGCGCCCGCTGACCGGGGCGAAGGCGCCACGCGGGCGATGCGTATCGCGCTACGCAAGGCGGGGCTTCAGG is a window from the Dehalococcoidia bacterium genome containing:
- the fabF gene encoding beta-ketoacyl-ACP synthase II → MERVVVTGIGIVSPVGLDTESSWKSLTEGRSGAGPITAFDATQFETRIAAEVKGFDPLKYVDRKEARRMDRLDQLAVAAAKEALDNANLKITPEIATDVGVTVSSGIGGITTLGEGFKTLFEKGPSRVSPFLIPMLIVDMVGGYISILYGAKGPNFAMVSACSSSADALGEAAEIIRRGDARAMIAGGAEAAIVPIGVSGFGNMGALSRRNDAPEKASRPFDKDRDGFVMGEGAAILILESETFAQARGARILTELAGYGATADAFHITAPADRGEGATRAMRIALRKAGLQATDVQYINAHGTSTPLNDKLETQAIKDFFGEHAYKVAVSSTKSMSGHMLGAAGAFEAAVCVLSIQHGIIPPTINYETPDPECDLDYVPNVARRTPVRVAMTNSLGFGGHNTSLVFREWRSR